In Setaria viridis chromosome 5, Setaria_viridis_v4.0, whole genome shotgun sequence, the genomic stretch CATTAATTCCCTGAGAGATGAGCTGATGATTGTCAAAGAACTGCCTTTGAAACTTCAGTTAAGAACTAAGAAGAGACTATACTCGATGCCTCCTGTCAGCTGGTCGAATGAAACATACTACCTAAAGCGGGTAATCTTTGATCTTTCATACCATCATACTGCAGAGTGTGGGGCTGTGGGCTGCAATTAGCACCATTGAAATAGTGATAACAAGTGATCTGAAAGCACTCTTTTGCAGATATTACCTCTGGCAATGAAGCACAAAGTGATCCATTTTGAGAAATCAGATGCTCGCCTTGCAAACAATGGCCTTCCAGTTCAGCTCCAGATGCTGCGTTGCCGTGTAAACTTTGAGGCTTTGAGATTCACCCCACAGATTGAGGCCCTTGGCAGGAAACTTATCTCCACCCTACAGAGAAGTGGGAAATTTGTTGTGCTTCACTTGCGCTATGAAATGGACATGCTGTCCTTTTCAGGTTGCACACATGGCTGTTCTAGTAAAGAAACTGAGGAGCTCACTAGAATGAGGTTTGCATTTTGCATATTACTGAGACTATATTATTTGTGCTATTTTGATCCTTCACTAGATATAAATTAATCATGTTTGTACTGCAGATACGCTTATCCATGGTGGAAGGAAAAGGAGATCGATTCTGAAGCGAAGAGGCTTCAGGGACTTTGCCCTCTCACACCAGAGGAAATTACTCTAGTTCTCAAAGCTCTAGGATTCACAAAGGATACACTGATATACATTGCTTCTGGTGAGATTTATGGTGGGGAGAGGCGCTTGGCTGCACTCAAGACTGCATACCCTAAACTAGTGAGCACTTTTCTAGCATTTAAATGTTCCAGAGATCTTTTACTTGGATGCTAAGTTTCAGTTTTATCTTATATTAGGTAAGGAAGGAGAAAATTTTATCTCCTGATGAACTGCGGCCATTCCAGAACCATTCAACCCAGATGGCAGCACTGGATTACATGGTTTCTCTAGCAAGCGATATTTTCATTCCCAGCTATGATGGAAATATGGCAAGGGTTGTTGAAGGTCATCGCAGGTCTGCATCTTTGATTCTAATGGGAATTTTacttatattttctttttattgtaCACTACATTATTCCTAGTCAATAAAGTAAACCTTTACTTTATTGACTAGTAATAATGTAGAGTGTTTATATTGCCGCTATGGTTGTAAACATGCTTGCTGATCTATTTCAGGTACATGGGTTTTCGCAAGACCATTGTATTGGACAGAAAGAAGCTTGTTGAACTCTTGGACCTTTTCCAAGGAGGTGCGCTATCTTGGGATGAATTCTCAGATGCAGTGAAGGAGGCACACAAGAGCCGCATGGGCCAACCTACAGAACGAAAGATCATGCCTGGCCAGCCCAAGGAAGAGGACTATTTCTATGCTAATCCTCAAGAATGCCTGGGCTCCAATGGGGGATTAAGAGACATTTCCTGACAATGCTTCCTGGAAACAAGTTCCCAATGAATAATGGCGCCTCAACCCAATAACACACTGTTTTTGTTCATCGACACCATCACTTCACTTTTGTACAGCTGACCAAAGGCCCACTTCTTACTAAGCATTTACATCAGGTATATGCAGGTTCACAAATCAAATGCTTACAGCCAGATTTCCTCACAGAATAAAGCAGAAAAAGAAGCCGAATACCTCAGGTTTCAGAAAGAAGAGATGCCGCTCGGGCATCCAGTCTGCTCCTTTTCCACCATATGTTACAGTTGTTGTAACCTTTTTGTTAGctggtcatttttttttccatttcgtTGTTTCCCACTTCCTTTTTGCTGCCCATATTGTCCTTTTTTtgttaaccttttttttttccattttgacCATGCCAAAGTAGTTCAGTGTCCTGAAAGTTTTTTGTACTAGCCAGTCaccaaaacattgaagattctcAACTGATAGACGATTCCTAACAAAATCTGGAGGGATGAATTAATGGCAATCGAGCAATTGTTTTGTTTGCAGCATCTGATCCATAGATTTTATGCTTATTTAGCGATCAAGATGGTGCAGCGTCGATGTGGTTGTTGCCTTCATGCCTTGTTCTGTACATGGAcgtgcaactttttttttttgatactcATGGACGTGCAACTTGCAACGGATCAGCTGGTTCCGACTTCGCTTGCACGCCCCGTCTCAACCAAATGGCATGGATCATTTGGTAGTTTGGTACGTATCAACAGGGAAGAATATGCTTTGCAAATTTGCAATATTTTACTACTGTCATTTGAGTATTTTGAGTATTTTGCACTTTGTAAGTTTCGCGGTGGCGAAAATGACACTATCAGGGCGTAGTTATAATGCTGGCATTCTTTTTTGTTCGAACCGGTGGCCACTTGATCTGCATTCAAATGCTCGACCACTGAGCTATGGACCCGTGATAAAACAAGGTAACAAAGACGTTTATAAATAGCATTAGCATTACTAAATACTGCCCCATGGACTTTCCCCCTCTCCCAGTAACTGTACGGAAACGTCAAACGTGCTGCAAGCTCGAGCCAGCCGGGCCACGTCAGACCAAAGCTAGCTATTTCGCAGCTACACTACACCGGTGGCGACGGTGGCGCTGCCGTTGGAGTTGGAAGGCTGCAGCAGGAATTCGAGGAGGACGGGGTTGAAGAGCTTGGGCTCCTCCTGCGCCGGCAGGTGCCCCGAGTTCGGAATCAACTTCACCGTAGCCTTCTCCCCAAGCTTCCTGCATGTTATGAATTCGAATTTAGGTTTACCATTCATTTCATCCAAATTCTCAATCAACAATGAAATATTCAAAAAGCTGAATGGATAGTAGAAGTTTTAAAGTAGGACTGCTGATCCACTACCGAAAAAAAACTGACTGCAGGTAGAATAGAAACTTACTCTTTCACTTTGTATGCTTTCTCCAGCGGGAAGATCTGGTCGAACTCTCCCCATATGATCAACACATCCTGCGCGTGGTTAAGATCAATCAGTTGTACGAACTCTTGCGGTGTCTGGGTTAGTAATTGCTGTAGTTCATACCAGAGGCAGAGGAGTAAGCTGGGAGCCTTCTGCCGTGGTCATCCCTTTGATGAGCTCGATCTTCTCCTCTCTTCGGTCCTCCAAGGATTTCTGCATGTGTCAATACACCGTTACTACTGTATccatttttaaaattttgaactaACTCTTGttctaaacataatatatttAAAACGGAGAGTTTTTTTAACTCAAAACCGAGAGATTTTTTATGAACATATAGCAATTGTCCTTTCTTTAGCTATCTAGAAAAGAAaaccttatctttttttttacgtCTCCCTAAAaccagaaggaaaaaaataactAGCATTGCGTGTGCAATCGTGGCAAATCATGCTTAATTATAATCGGAGGTAGTTGGCTATGCATGTAGATGATTAATTATCTCAATTAAGTTGCTTGCAAATAGTAGCATGCTTAATCATCTGGACCATCGGGCCtaacttggtaactgtgcctgCTGGATTTTACGGTGATGaaatttttctctcttttcatAAAACTTCATCCTCTCTCTCATTATAAACATTGCCAAGTTAGTATAGAAATTAATGCTGAGAAACTCTCTATGAAACTTCTATTGAAACTGGACTCAAACCTTATAAATACTTGGACGTGATGCGTACCCGGAGGAGGTCGCGGGCGATGCACTCGGGCATGTACTTGGGCGGGCGGTGGAAGGAGAGCGCCGTCAGCCGCCGCATCACCTTGGTGTCCGCGGGCACCATCAGCTCCGtcacctcctccacgccgcccctcgccgccaGGGCGCGGTCGTCCTCCGGTCCCTTGGTCACGTCGGAGTCGCAGAGCACCACCTTCCCCAccgtcacgccgccgccgtgctgcagCAACGCGCGGGTCAGGTGGTACGCGACGATCCCGCCGTAGCTGGCGCCGACCACGTGCAGcgccgggcggccggggccgacgaggccggggaggtggcgcCCGCCGGtgaggagcgcggcgacggcggcggcctgggAGGCCTCGGACCGGGCCGGGGCGCGCGTGCGGGAGGCGCCGAAGAAGAGGAGCGTGGGGACCACCAGGTCGAAGTGGCGGGACAGCGGGCCCACCTGCGCCGCCCACTGCCACGTGGGGCCCGGGCCGAAGCCGTGGAtgagcaccaccaccggccgctgcTGATccgtggtcgccgccgccgtcgaagaAGGCAGGAGTAGGGAGCGGTGGGCCCAGAAGTGGACGGTGGTGTCGGCGTccacggcggcggagccggggcggaggccggcggaggTGAACGCGCGCCGGAACGCCGCGTCGAGCAGGGACACCACGCCGAACCCCATTGCCCAATGCTAGCttaatttggttagttcaattTGCCTCTCCGGCTTAATCAGAGCTCTGGCATGAATCAGCTAGTGATCATGGCATCAGTTCTTGAATGGGATATATAGAAGGGTTTCCCTGATCTTGGCATCAGACCATCAGTTCTTGAATGGGAGCAGGTAACTGATCAGTACGGGGTaggtgtttatactttcttatTATGACGGCAGTGGATTAGCAAAATGTAGGGTGTGAATGTTGATCACTTTGAGTAAGCAACTGCATTACTTATACTTTTTGAGTTCCCTTTTGTGTGTACAACGACGCTGTCAACTTTGAAACTCGATCGTTTTACATTCATATGCGCGTGCATTTCCAAATCCTCTAATGATGGTTGTTCCGTCTGTTCACCTAACGTCGCTACGTTCAAACCTAAAGTGCGTGCTGTTATTGAATAAATGCCATGTTATTGCCTTTTTAGTCCTTCAGTTTCGTTTTTTTTGGCTTAATTAGTAGTCTTTTGGCCCCATCACCCATCCCATCAACGACTCTTGGAGCTCCTAGTCTAGTAGTCTTCTAGAAGTATTACCTGCTTTGTTCACGAAATGCTCTTCGCGTCATTCCATATATATACTTTCCTTTTTAATGAATTTTGTGCTATATATACTAGAGTATCTATCTATCCTTTATTTTTTGGAGCGGAGTATCCATCTATCCAAGTTATCATAATGCAATTGTAGTTTTATCTTAAGTCAAATTATCCcaaatttgatcaagtttacaAGGAAGGTACTAACTTTTATGACAcaaaatagatatattatgaaaatatatttaatagcAAATCTAGTGATACTTATTCGGTATTATAAGTTATTATATATTTTATACAAACTTAGCCAAACTTAATTTGTTTCATTTAGGATAAAActagaattgcattcttttcaCGATGGAGTACTGAAAAAGAAATCCACTATATAGTCCTCTTTTAAAGACCAACCAAATCTTTTACATGTGACAACTGACTAAGGCGGACACGCCCCACCTATCATTCACCGGGTAAGGAGTTTCAGCACGACGAACAGGCGTCATGCGACGTGGCAGAGTTTCAGTACTATtgcatccgtttcaaattgtaggttactttaacttttctaggtttataagCATTATTATGCATCTTAACGTACACTTACTCTAAGTGCATTAAAAAACTATACActcaaaaaagtcaaaatatcatacaatttgaaacggagagagtGCGAACTCAGGAAGGGCGACCCCTGATCAGGAGTTTCAGCTTACCACACGTCTTGTGTTTTCCCCCGCTTTGATCTTCTCTTGAGATCAGTACCTACCGCACGGACAGAGGACAGCCCTGCTCGATCTTTTCTTGCCTGTTACCTTTTGAGGTTGGCCATGGTCTTCCTAGGATGTCCTTATTTAAGCTCCTATTTGTTTGAAGCTTCCAAAAAGATATTGTTGGTTACAATCCGAATTGAAAAGCTGTTGTTCGTTTAACTTTTTGACTGTccttcattttttaaaaaaaaaaaactaatagcGCAATGCATGGGTGGGCTCACTGGCATTCACGACCAGCCGATGGAACACAACAAGCAGCCCTAAGAGGGCCCAATAGTGTTGGAAATGCTGACCTCTCTTACTGTACAGTAAAATTGGTCCAATGCCCCATCACTGGTAAGTGATATGTGTAGCTCTTTGTGACATCAATCCAAATCATGAAAACAATCAACTgcttgagagaaaaaaaaaagatcgaaacAAAAATAGCAAGGCTACATCCTTCATCCTTACACCTTGCTAAAATACACCAATCTGCATTGCCCTCTGTATTCCAAAACCAGCTGGAAGTACAAAAGAAGGCAGAATCTCCATGAACGTAACTCCGGATGCATGCAACACTGCGACAGAAAGCTGAGCCCGAGCTAtttggcggcggcgctgccgttAGAGGTGGAAGGGTGCAGCAGGAAGTCGAGGAGGATTTGGTTGAAGAGCTTGGGATCCTCCTGCTGCGGCAGGTGGCCTGCGTTCGGGATCACCTTCACCGTCGCCTTCTCCCCAAGCTTCCTGCATGTGCATGCAGAATTCAAATGTTCATTACTTGTTTCATCTCATCGGCCATGCGTTAACTAGCATGTTCATTCGGCTAATCAACGTTAAGTTGAGTTGAAGAACCAAATGTTCAGTACTGATTGACTGCCTGGCTGCCTGATTACTGAAGAAATCGACAGAAATTGAGTAAGCAGGAACATCATGAACTTACTCTTTCATCTTGTGCGCTTTCTCGACAGGGAAGATCTGGTCGAACTCGCCCCAGATGATCAAGACCTCCTGCCGTCAACATAGATCGATTAGTTCTGTACGATGCATGATGAGTGCCTGTGTTCATAGTATATAATTGCAGTCACTGGATCGGCGTGCATCTTCAGTGGCGTCAGTAGTTTGATGTACCTGGGGCAGTGGAGTCAGCGGGAAGCCTTCCCCGGTGGTGATTCCCTTGATGAGCGCTATCTTGTCCTCCCTCTTGTCCGCGAAGTACTTCTGCAAATGCAGCATCCAAGCAAGCAGTTACTTGATCTGATCGCATTGCTCTCTGTCTCTGAAGAAACAACCTGATACTGATCAGGCTCTTTTCTCTGCTATGCGATTAGGGGTCAATGCATCCGTGACGCTATGCTTGCGTCATGGTGGCGAGCTAGTCCTAGTACTATGCTTCATGCGAGTGGTGATGATTGGAGTTGTAGGTGGTCGCCGATGTGATTCGCCGCCAAATCTTTTGCTTTGCAATAACTAACTAAAAATATGGGACGACCAGTCAGTAGTTCAGTACCTAACTTATGTGGGCCAGCCCATCACCAAACCATGGGCTGGTGCACTCCATCTCTTATGATGGCCTCCACTTTGGATgggctcagctcagctcagtcAGGTGCACGCGTATGCAactatacgtatacgtataCGTACCCGGAGCATGTCGCGGAGGAGGCACTCGGGGATGTACTTGATGGGGCGGTGGGCGCAGATGGCCATCAGCCGCCGCAGCGCCCGGGTGTCGGCGGGGGCCAGCAGCTCCGTCACCTCGCCcacgccgctcctcgccgccagcgcgcggtcgtcgtcggcgcccTTGCACGCGTCCGAGTCGCACAGCGCCACCttccccaccgccaccggcgtcGCGGCACCGCGGCCGTGCAGCTCCCGCACCAGGTGGTACGCCACGAGCCCGCCGTAGCTGGTGCCCACCACGTGCACGGtccgcccggcggcgccggggagatGGGCTTCGCCGGTGAGaagcgcggcgagggcggcggcctgGAAGGCGTCGGAGCGAGCGGGGCCCCGCGTGGCGGAGGCGCCGAAGAAGAGGAGCGTCGGGACCACCAGGTCGAAGTGGCGGGACAGCGGacccgcctgcgccgcccacTGCCACGTCGGGTCCGGGCCGAAGCCGTGGatcagcaccaccaccggccgcggcggctgctgctgctccgagGAGGGGggctggaggagggaggggtgggcCCAGAAGTGGATGGTGGTGTCGTCGGCGTCGACGGTGGCGGAGCCGGGGCGGAGGCCCGCCGAGGTGAACATGCGGCGGAACACGGCGTTGAGCAGGGACACCACGCCGAACCCCATCGTTGCTCCCCCTGCCTCTCTGTTAGAGGTAGCTGCTTCTCTTCTCCCTGCAGGCCGGCACGCCCTGCCACTGAACTTTGGCCTAGTAGCCGGAGCAGAGGACTTTGCTCAGTTGTTCTCTTGAGCTTTTCAATGGCAGGTGGTGCATTTTGTTGGGCCGCATCAACTTTAATTTGTTGAGCTTAATTTGTTCTGGTGACCATTATCCTAGAATAAAGTAATTTTGATCCAACTTTTGACTATATATAGGGGTGATGTGTCCCACCTGTCATGGAGCCTACACCCCGCGCCATGGCTTCCACTTTCGACACCAAGAATCATGGAAACTGCACTAAAGGTTCTAGAAGGCCTCGTTGTAGTGCCTACTGCCTAGGGCCATGGGCTTCTACAACTCTACAAGGATTGTCACATGTCGATCTGTCAGTTGGGACATCGATGACATGGTGAGACAAAGTGGCTCGGAAGTGAAGTGTCACCCACTCCTAATCCTATTGGTCTCCGGCCACCTACCGCGCTTGCGGTTGGCGGGAGCCGCAAGCTATCCTGCGGCAGCGGAATGTGCTCTACCAGCAGCATCGATTCCTCGCTAACCTCTGACGACCAGCTTGGCATAATGCAAGCCTTCGCTTTCTCAGGTTTGGCATGGCGTCAGTTGGGTCGCGTCAACTCAGGCTGAACGATCAACTGTAGACATGTAGTATTCACCGAAGACCGACGAGCTATCAATTCTTAGGCTTGACGCGGTGGTGGCATTGAGACGGCATATTGATCACATGACATCACTTGGTTTCGGCCCATCTGTTTCTTCCTCAGGCCGGCGGCCATCATGTCCAAATTTCCGTTCCGGCCCAACAATGAAGCCCAGTTAGGAACAGGCCCATTTCCATTTGGATCCACCCAACTTTTTGGAACACACAAAAAGTTAACGACGCCTTTCTTCCATTTACAGTTGAGGTTAAAAAAACAGGCACACTcaaaaagaggaaaaaacactcacaaaaagaaagattttttttttgggtacaAGCAGACAACGACCTATATACCCATGTGATTTGATCACTTCTACAATAATCCTAACGAAGAGTTAATTAACCGCAAAGAAGACAAGAACCAGAGGTTAGACTAGCTAGTAATAGTATACGGGGTAGAAAATTAGCCGACGTGATTGAGCATTAGTGCGAGCACTGAGGTGACACGGTATCAGCAAGTATGCTTTGATTAGTCATTGTTACCGCACTAGGTACCATCGATGCCTACGACCTATATACCCATGTGGCTTGATCTCGGCTACGGTCGGCGAGTAAATTAACTGGGGAAAAGACAAACAGTGGTTAGACTAGGGCTAGAAAGTTACGCGACGTCAATCAAGCACGAATGCGATTTGGCAGTTAATTACTACGTATCAAGTATCATCCATTCCCCCCCTTTGTTAAATAATGGTACTCTCGTTTGCCCATGCCATCGGGAGAAAGTGCACATTCCTAAATTGTGTGTATTACATCCGTTTTCAAATATGTTCACAATAAACTACTcccccgttccaaattgtagattgttttgtcTTTTCTAGGTTCATCGATATTATCATGCATacagacatacactatatctaagtgaATAGGAAAAACtgtgcacctagaaaagctaaaatgtcACGTACTACCTCCGTTCTATTTTATTTAATATAGGTTAGTTTTCACTCTCTATAATGTGGAGTGCAGTGGTTGGGGGTGGGGGGTTGGGGGGTGTATTTAAGAATAGAGAGAGCTAGTATAATGTTTTCACTCTCTATTTGTATCTAAATGTGTTTGAATAAAGATTAAAACTAGATATATCGTCATGTGTGTCATTTTATAGAGATATATGTAGATGCCCATTTCATAGTAACTTTTTTTTGTGATCTAATGGTCCTCTTGCTATATCTCGCACGGTAAGTTATGAAAAAATATACTATCAATTAGTGAAATAATGTAGGGAGCTAGTAGCAGCGTACTCTTTAGGGAgcgttttcttcccgtgtcttatttttagcacgtgtcacattgaatgtttagatactaattaggagtagtaaacgtagactatttacaaaatcaattacatcagtggaatctaaacggcgagacgaatctattaagcctaattaagcctaattaatccatcattagcaaatatttactgtagcaacacattgtcaaatcatggactaattaggcttaatagattcgtctcgccgtttagattcgtcttatgtaatgggttttgtaaatagtctacgtttaatattcctaattagtatctaaacattcgatgtgacgggtgctaaaaataagtcagtggaagaaaacggggccttagTCCTTGTTAGTCCTAGCTAGTCATCTCATCACTAGTCTTGGTCACCAGTCATTGTTAGCCATACGCTATGCATGCAGTGTGCAGTGTAATTGGTCAAGATGCTGCTCCAAATCAACAGTCAAGCTCATAAGGATTCAAGGGATGTAGCAGGTAAGCACATGCTCCGCATGGACCAGGGCttacatacatgatacatccaTCCATGCAGACCTGGCTTTGCTGTCCAAATTTTCAAATGCTAATGACCACCTGGGCTGCTACCACTACTGAACTAAACTAACCATTCAGATATAGCTGCACCTGCAGGACGGCTATAGGTAGCCATAGGCTAGGCTGGACTCATCTTAGATCTGCTGTAAAGCGAACGAATTCAGCAAGAGGTCATGGGCACATAGGATAAACAGAAAAGATTAACTTAGCTGTCGCGCGCTAATACTGTCTCGTGCAGCATGTGCGCTGCCTTTACCAATTTTTTTCCTGCAGTAGTTGTTGCCCTCATCCATGGTCGCGCCGACGACGAAGACCTTGGTCGCGTGCATGCTCTCGATCGGTCGATGTTAGGAACGCCAGTGGTTATGCGCTGACAGCCATCGATCAAGGCCAGCATCGATGGTAtgttttgaaaattttcaaataataataaaaaaattaactaaattttgaaattttaataTTATTGGTCCTCTAACAAGGTAAAATTTGAGTTCGTGACTCCACCCTCAGCCACTAATTAGTTGTATGGGCATACAAGGAAATGGGAGTTAGTTCATGCTGAGGAAGTTGGAACTCGAATGCAAAGGCAGCCAGGAAGGCGGGAATTATATGCTTGCAGGAATGATcgaagctgctgtttctagaaaGTAGCTTGGAAAAGGTATGTGGGAGAGAATTGCTAGCTCTGCAATCTGCATACACAAACACAGTCAACTCTCTGCTGAACTGAATTGCGTATCAGCTTTGAATTGCTAGCTCTGTAACTCCATCCTTACACATTAACAAATTTCCGGAAACTAGCTGTCCCCGATACATTTTCCGACATGTGCTTGCGGATTGTGTGTAGTTAAATCTATAGAGAAATTAATTTCACCGAGACTCAAAGACAAGCATAATAGTCTCGTAGATTAACTGAACAAACATATGGTTGATTCTTGACACAAGGTAGCTAGCAAGGTACTTACAGTAACTTttaccaaaaaaagaaaaaaaaacttcttctaaaaataatggaaatgacaagaaatacaactcttttttttttttaccacacCGACAATTGGCTAGTCTAGTCATCTTAATTCAGCTCACACTTGAAGCATGAAGCGTTCGTTTGCCTTAATAACTCGATCATACGACCTATGATTGTCGGGAACGAAACTACGGTTGCGATTCTTGGCAATGAATCAATAGAGCGAGGAGCTCATCGGATTTGCAGGGTACAGTTCACTCTCCCACGCGTCCATGGCACCCGGCACGTCCACGAGGAAATCGGCCGGGTAATCCAGATCATCGAACGAGAGGAAATGGATCGTGTCGCTGTCGCCGACGCTCGCCTCGCTCTCGTCGCCGGAGTTCTGCTGCGTGCTAGTGGTCGACGACGGTGTGCtctcgctgccgccgtcgccggctccgTCGAGCACCTGGCAGGCGAACATCGGGAACCGTGCGGGGATGGGCAGAGGCGCCGCTTCGGTGGCCGCATTGGTTAGTTCCGCTTCCGCCTTCTcctcggcggccggcgccgctggttcggtgctgctgctgctgccaccgtcgccgccgccgccgccggacttGGCCGCGGCGTTGAGGCGCTTCCTGATGCGGGAAttccagtagttcttgatctcgttgtccgtCCTGCCCGGCATCCTCGCCGCGATCGCCGACCACCGGTTGCCCAGCGACCGCTGCAGGGAGATGATGATCTCCTCCTCGCGCTTGGAGATGGGCTCCTTCTTCAGGTCCGGGCGCAGGTAGTTCATCCACCGCAGCCGGCAGCTCTTGCCGCTCCTCCTCAGCCCTGCGCATCCACCATTGACGCGGCGTAAGAACAGATTATCATACGCGTTAATTGATGCGAAAATTAGCACTAGATCAGACTAATCTTGCCTGCGAGCTGCGCGACGGAGCTCCAGGTGGAGACGCCGTGGTAGGTGATCTGGGCGAAGAGccgctcgtcctcctccggggaCCACAGACCCTTCCTCTCCTTCGTCGCCTCCGTGCCGccgttgccggcgccggcggtgtcgCCATGGCTCGGCTTCCGCACCATTGCTAGCTAGGCTGCTAGCTGGTTCCTTAATTAGCTCTGGCTCTGCTGTattgacaatggcaagttcagCTTGGTTGATTGGCTGATGCTGTTAGCTACTCATGTGTGTGACTGAACTGCCTGcagtatatgtatatatataacatGTCTGCAGAGACAGAGGGCATATGCCTCTGCGCATTAATTTCCCTGCCTGCAGGAGCTAGTAGGGCGCATGCGACCAAGAGCATGCGTGCACCAGATACCAAATCATCGATTCTATTCGCTGCGCTCTTCATGGGTCAGTCTTATACTACGCTAGTATAATGTGTGTGGTTTCAGTGGAGGTCACCATCCATTGTTACCGTGTGTTGTGACTAGCTCTGTGAGCTTTGTGTGCTTATGCGTGCATGTTTATGTCACTTTGCCTACTCATCATGTAGTACATGTACATGTTTACTGGAACGTATTAGGTGCTGTACGTGATGGATGGAAGGATATGATTAGCTTGCGATATGAGAAGATTATTACAGCATCAATGAATGATAGTTGATGTGGCAAAGCCACATTGCCATCCATGCATGAATGTCCAGCTGTTGCTATACATTACATGGCAACACAGGAtctatatacacacacacacacacaggatATACATGATTATTGTTTCTGATAAGATGCATCTTGTCGGTATGAAAAGGCATTGGGTATTATTAGAGCATCATTTAAATACAGTCAATCATAACCTATAAACCTGGAAACTTTTGACATTATTTCAGAGTTTCAGCATGTgtgtttttataaaaaaactaGATAATATAAATGATatcatcagcatcagcatcagcatgCAAATGTTATGTCCTCTGTTACTTTGCATTTGCATACCTGTGCAGGGAACGTACAGTTCAGGGGAAGGTGATAACTGATGAGGAGATGGAGTTAACTTGCATCTACAGAAGAGGAGGTTGTTGGTAGTTCATTTTACCCAGCAA encodes the following:
- the LOC117856130 gene encoding rhamnogalacturonan I rhamnosyltransferase 1 — its product is MVAVGGGGGRRRRAWRWAMRAAASAVLWTAVVQLASIAGLFRPRVLADCGGGGGGAGGGGGAAAGLAALAGEDSVAARLSPPALVPKRIYKSNGYLRVTCNGGLNQMRAGICDMVTIARHLNLTLVVPELDKRSFWADPSDFGDIFDVDHFINSLRDELMIVKELPLKLQLRTKKRLYSMPPVSWSNETYYLKRILPLAMKHKVIHFEKSDARLANNGLPVQLQMLRCRVNFEALRFTPQIEALGRKLISTLQRSGKFVVLHLRYEMDMLSFSGCTHGCSSKETEELTRMRYAYPWWKEKEIDSEAKRLQGLCPLTPEEITLVLKALGFTKDTLIYIASGEIYGGERRLAALKTAYPKLVRKEKILSPDELRPFQNHSTQMAALDYMVSLASDIFIPSYDGNMARVVEGHRRYMGFRKTIVLDRKKLVELLDLFQGGALSWDEFSDAVKEAHKSRMGQPTERKIMPGQPKEEDYFYANPQECLGSNGGLRDIS
- the LOC117856132 gene encoding uncharacterized protein; the protein is MGFGVVSLLDAAFRRAFTSAGLRPGSAAVDADTTVHFWAHRSLLLPSSTAAATTDQQRPVVVLIHGFGPGPTWQWAAQVGPLSRHFDLVVPTLLFFGASRTRAPARSEASQAAAVAALLTGGRHLPGLVGPGRPALHVVGASYGGIVAYHLTRALLQHGGGVTVGKVVLCDSDVTKGPEDDRALAARGGVEEVTELMVPADTKVMRRLTALSFHRPPKYMPECIARDLLRKSLEDRREEKIELIKGMTTAEGSQLTPLPLDVLIIWGEFDQIFPLEKAYKVKEKLGEKATVKLIPNSGHLPAQEEPKLFNPVLLEFLLQPSNSNGSATVATGVV
- the LOC117855306 gene encoding uncharacterized protein; translation: MGFGVVSLLNAVFRRMFTSAGLRPGSATVDADDTTIHFWAHPSLLQPPSSEQQQPPRPVVVLIHGFGPDPTWQWAAQAGPLSRHFDLVVPTLLFFGASATRGPARSDAFQAAALAALLTGEAHLPGAAGRTVHVVGTSYGGLVAYHLVRELHGRGAATPVAVGKVALCDSDACKGADDDRALAARSGVGEVTELLAPADTRALRRLMAICAHRPIKYIPECLLRDMLRKYFADKREDKIALIKGITTGEGFPLTPLPQEVLIIWGEFDQIFPVEKAHKMKEKLGEKATVKVIPNAGHLPQQEDPKLFNQILLDFLLHPSTSNGSAAAK
- the LOC117855813 gene encoding uncharacterized protein; translation: MVRKPSHGDTAGAGNGGTEATKERKGLWSPEEDERLFAQITYHGVSTWSSVAQLAGLRRSGKSCRLRWMNYLRPDLKKEPISKREEEIIISLQRSLGNRWSAIAARMPGRTDNEIKNYWNSRIRKRLNAAAKSGGGGGDGGSSSSTEPAAPAAEEKAEAELTNAATEAAPLPIPARFPMFACQVLDGAGDGGSESTPSSTTSTQQNSGDESEASVGDSDTIHFLSFDDLDYPADFLVDVPGAMDAWESELYPANPMSSSLY